The proteins below are encoded in one region of Clostridium estertheticum:
- a CDS encoding YlmC/YmxH family sporulation protein: MEDNVKLYSEMERYEIININDGDKYSNLGSNDVVIDENGFLKFLIINDGSSKFSFFRNNDIIEVPWEYVKKIGSRTIIIDVDNELLKKSHV; the protein is encoded by the coding sequence ATGGAAGACAATGTAAAACTGTATAGTGAAATGGAAAGATATGAAATCATAAATATTAATGATGGTGATAAATATAGCAATTTAGGTAGTAATGATGTAGTTATTGATGAAAATGGCTTTTTAAAATTTTTAATTATAAATGATGGCAGTTCTAAGTTCAGCTTTTTTCGAAATAACGATATTATTGAAGTTCCTTGGGAATATGTTAAAAAAATAGGGTCTAGAACTATAATTATTGATGTTGATAATGAATTATTAAAAAAATCTCATGTTTAA